The Dethiosulfovibrio peptidovorans DSM 11002 genome has a window encoding:
- a CDS encoding cyclodeaminase/cyclohydrolase family protein, translating into MLVDMSLKEFYQVLSSDSPAPGGGSVAALSGAMGAGLVSMVCNLTMGKKGYENVSENAEKTMARSGSLGQDLIGYIDVDTNAFNEVMAAFKMPKETDEQKKARSAAIQEGYKAAIRSPLTIAEACLEIMELADGMLGKGNSNALSDLGVGADMAYSGLKGAVMNVEINLPSIKDETFASDTTKKISSLENRGAVLAARIREYVKKGGQA; encoded by the coding sequence ATGCTGGTGGACATGAGCCTTAAAGAATTTTACCAAGTGCTATCATCCGACTCCCCCGCTCCTGGAGGAGGAAGTGTAGCCGCCCTTTCCGGGGCTATGGGAGCCGGGCTAGTCTCTATGGTATGCAATCTCACCATGGGCAAGAAAGGCTACGAGAACGTTAGTGAAAACGCCGAAAAAACGATGGCGAGAAGCGGCTCATTGGGACAAGATCTTATAGGCTATATAGATGTCGATACGAATGCGTTCAACGAAGTAATGGCGGCCTTCAAGATGCCCAAGGAAACGGACGAGCAAAAAAAAGCCAGAAGTGCCGCCATACAGGAGGGCTACAAGGCGGCTATACGATCTCCTCTGACCATAGCCGAAGCCTGTCTGGAGATAATGGAGCTCGCCGATGGCATGCTCGGCAAAGGGAACTCCAACGCCTTAAGCGACCTGGGGGTCGGGGCCGATATGGCCTACTCGGGACTTAAGGGGGCGGTGATGAACGTAGAGATAAACCTCCCCTCCATAAAAGACGAGACCTTCGCATCGGATACGACGAAGAAGATCTCCTCACTGGAAAACAGAGGAGCCGTTTTGGCAGCAAGAATCCGTGAATACGTCAAAAAAGGCGGTCAAGCCTAG
- the ftcD gene encoding glutamate formimidoyltransferase, translating to MDQKKKYIHAVPNFSEGRRTEVIEAIVGEIKNVKGVKLIDFFPDADFNRTVIECIGEPEPLMEALLNMAEKAYELIDMEKQKGSHPRIGAQDTIPVFPLMNVTLEECAEFAEKVGTALFERFQVPVYFSGENARTPERRELGYIRKGQYEGLKEVVHLPERAPDLGPAKLHPSAGATIVSAATSNLVAINVLLSTIDIEIGKRIAKMMRGPSGGFSTIRSVAFKPDGYDNVAVSMNMFDIDQTPIYRAFQVIENEAKRYGLSIIGTQVCGTLRQKALINCAEYFLRLVDFDYNQIVENNILALVGEE from the coding sequence ATGGATCAGAAAAAGAAATACATCCACGCAGTTCCCAACTTCAGCGAAGGACGTCGTACAGAGGTGATCGAAGCCATAGTGGGCGAAATCAAGAACGTAAAAGGGGTTAAACTAATCGACTTCTTTCCCGACGCCGACTTCAACCGTACCGTCATCGAGTGTATAGGCGAGCCGGAGCCTCTCATGGAAGCTCTCTTGAACATGGCAGAAAAGGCTTACGAGCTCATAGACATGGAAAAACAGAAAGGATCTCATCCCAGAATCGGAGCGCAGGACACCATACCGGTATTCCCTCTCATGAACGTAACTCTCGAAGAATGCGCCGAGTTCGCGGAAAAGGTAGGGACCGCCCTTTTCGAGAGATTCCAGGTTCCCGTATATTTCAGCGGCGAAAACGCCAGAACTCCGGAACGCAGGGAGCTGGGATACATCAGGAAAGGACAGTATGAAGGATTGAAAGAGGTCGTCCATCTGCCTGAAAGGGCTCCAGATCTAGGACCTGCCAAGCTACATCCCTCAGCGGGAGCGACCATCGTCAGTGCCGCCACTAGCAATCTGGTGGCGATAAACGTTCTTCTAAGCACCATCGATATAGAGATAGGCAAGAGAATAGCCAAGATGATGAGAGGCCCTAGCGGAGGCTTCAGCACCATCCGATCCGTCGCCTTCAAGCCGGACGGATACGATAACGTAGCGGTATCCATGAATATGTTCGATATCGATCAGACCCCCATCTACAGGGCTTTCCAGGTAATAGAGAACGAGGCCAAGAGATACGGACTGAGCATCATAGGCACCCAGGTCTGTGGCACATTGAGACAGAAGGCTCTCATCAACTGTGCCGAGTACTTCCTCCGCTTAGTCGATTTCGACTACAATCAGATAGTGGAAAACAACATACTCGCGCTGGTGGGAGAGGAATAG